The Methylocaldum marinum genome includes the window GTGGTCGACCCGCCGGCCCTGATCAAGCGGAAGAAAGATGTCGGGCAGGGCGTGGAGGCGTACCGGCGGCTGAATCAAGGCGCCATCCAGGTATTGGCGCCCGGCGGGATCCTGGTATCCGCTTCCTGCTCATTTCATTTGCAGCGGGAGAGCTTGCACGATCTATTGCGCGCCACCGGGAGGAGCATGGATCGCCATCTCGTTTTTTTCCGGCGCGGCGGGCAGGCCCCGGATCATCCCGTGCACCCCGCTATCCCGGAGACCGATTACCTGAAGACCTTTTTCTGCCATATCGGCGAGACTTTATGAAGCCTGCTCCGGCGTGGCGGACGGGCTATATTCGATGGACATTCCCACGACGGGTTTCAGCAAGCGGTTGAGGAGTTCGCGGCCGGAGGACGTGCAGAACAATCCTCCCAGGACGAGCACCAGCAGCAATACGGTTATCGCGAGGGTGACCGGAAGCGTGACGGCGAATTCGAAGTGCAGTTTCTTCTTTCGATCCTCGTCAGTCGCTTGTGCGGCGGATTCGAAGACCGCCAACCGGGTCCGGGCAGATTGAAGGGCTTCACGGAGCTGGTTTCCTTCTTCCGCCATGTCGTGCAGCCGGGACTGCGTCTTCGCCATTTCTTCGGCATGAAGGCGGCGTAGGTCGTCGAGTTCTTCGAGCAACGCTTTCTCGTCGGCAGTGCCGGGTTCGGCCGACTGATCCGCGGCCTTGAGTTCCGCGATCTGCCGGGTCAAGTCAGCCACCTGCCGTTCGGCTGACGCCTTGTCTCGGACCGCGAGGCGGTTCAGGGTTTTCAGCCGCTCGATTTCCTGTTTCAAGGTTGATAGAGCCTGTTCGCCCTTGCTGTTTTCGGCTTTGTCGTTGCCGGGCTGTTCCGTTAGAAGGCGCTTGTTATTCTCCTGCAAGGATCGAAGCGCTGCTTCTCTATCGCTTGCGAGTTCGCGCGCTTTTTTCAGCTCCACTTTTAAGGCGTCGATGGCTCTCGTGGCTTCCAGCAATTGCTCTTCGGCATGCTGACGCTGTTCGGTTATGGCGGCGGCATTCGCGATGATATCGCTGGCCTTGTTCAGTTGCTTTTCCAGCGTGCTTGCTCTGGAAACCGCTTCCGCAGCCCTGTTCTCGGACTCGTCCAGTCGCTGGGCGAAATTCCGTTCCCGCGAAAGCGCTTCCCGCAAAGCGGCTTCGAGTTCCTGAACCTTGTCTTCTTGTGTTGCTGCTGAACTCTCTTCCGGAGCTTGGCTGTCCCGAGCGACGGATTGCTGCGCTTCCGCGTCGGTCCGGCTTTCCTTGCTCTCGGTTGCGATCGGCGCATCCGATGTCGGCGCCGGCGCGCCCTTCTCCGGGTCGGGGGCGTCTATCGATTCGTGTTCCGGGTGCTCCGGTTTTCCCGGTGCGCCGTCGTCGAACGCATCTCGGGTCTCTTTCAAGTCTTCCGGCCGGTCGGACGTGCGGTCCGCCGTTTCCGCCGCTCCGGGCAACACCTCTTCCTGTGGGGCGGGAGTTTCGGTGTTGTCCGCAGCCATATCCGGCGCGGCCGAATCGCGATCCTCCGACTGCGGTGCCGAGTAAGCGGCAGCGGATTGTGAGTGGGGCGGGATCCATTTCGTGGCTTCTACAACCAGGTGATCACGGGGCACCTTGCTGATGCCGCCGGACAGCACAAATGCTTCGAAGCCGTAGCGGATCAATAGGAAGGCGGCAGCCTCGCTGAGCCTTCCGTCCTCGCAAACCAGAAGGTACTTGCTCTGCCGGTTCAAGGTCGGAAGCATTACCCGCAAGGAAAAGAATGGAATATTGAGGCTTCCCGGCAATCGGCCCTGCTCGAAGCTATCCGGCGAGCGAACATCCAGCCATACCCCGTCCCGGTTGGCCATTCGTTGTGCGCTTTCGAACTCTACCAGGGATATGATCGGATCCTTGAGCAGCTTGATGAAACTGCTCTTGTCCAGTCTCAGCAAAATGCCGTCCGTCAGCATCTTTATCGTCACGTTGCGCGGATCGCCGGAAATCAGCGAATCCTCGCCGAAGGCGTCGCTGATTTTCAGCGTGGCCAGCTTGATTTCCTTGGCGAGACGAGACGGTTTGCGCGACAGGGAACAGCGCCCCTTCTTGATGATGTAGTAAAAGTCGCCCGGATCGCCCTGGCGGCAAATGACGTCGCCGGCTTTGACCTCGATTTCTTCGAGGCTTCGAAGTATCGCCTGGATATTGGCTGGCGGCAGGCGCTGAAAAAGCGGTGACTTGAGCAGGGCCGTCATCCAGTCGCGCGTGGGTTCTTCCGGAATATTGCTGACCTTATACGTGGGAAGCTCCCGGTTGAGCTCTTCCTGCTGGTTTATCATCTCCGGTCTGACTCGGATGTATCTGACGGTGTCATTGGCAATGGCGGAAACTTTGCGCGGAATCTGGTGAGCCAGGGCGAACCGGGCAGTGTCCGTTCCGCCGCTGATCGAATCCATTTCCACGCCCCCTGCCTGCAGCGATATCGTGCCACTCAACACGTATACCAGCTCATGTTTCGTATCGCCTTGTCGAAACAGGGCAGAACCTTTCGGCGCCTCGTCGATTCGGATCTGACTGCAAAGCTGCTCGAATCGGCTGTCCGAGAGAGTATTGAGCGGAATCAGACGGCGCAATTCCTGTATTTCAGCGGTGCTCAAGGCAGGTGGCATGTTGGTGTCACTAGGGTAGTCCGATTTATGAACGTTGAGCATCGATCCTTTAGGGCTCCAAGCCTTTAGCGTTGTTCGGTTTTACCGCGCTTCCATATAATAGACCATCCCGCCGCGAGTACTTTGTGATCTGTATCAACTATCAATGGTTTCGTATCGAAGCCGTTCAACCTTCTTGAAACGACCGAGGTATAACAATGAGCGACTTTCGTCGATTGCTTGCACTATTTTTGGCCGGGTTGCTGTATTTCACGGATGCAGCGTACGCGGTCTGGCCGGCCAGCGTGGACGGTCAACCTTTGCCCAGCCTTTCGCCCATGCTGAAGAAGGCAACCCCGGCCGTAGTGAATATTTCGACGCGGACGCAGATTCAGGAAGCCGAGCACCCTTTGCTGCGCGATCCGTTTTTTCGATATTTTTTCGACATTCCGAACCAACCTCGCCGTCGTGAGACGTCCAGCCTGGGCTCGGGCGTAATCGTCGATGCGAGGCGCGGTTATATCCTTACCAATAATCACGTCATCGACAAAGCCGATGAGATCACGGTGACGCTTAATGACGGCCGTCATCTCAGTGCGAAATTGATCGGGGCCGATCCGGAGTCGGATATCGCCGTGATCAAAGTCGAACCGCAGAGCCTGAGCGAACTGCCTATCGCCGACTCCAGCCAGTTGCAAGTGGGCGATTTCGTCGTGGCCATCGGCAATCCGTTCGGGCTGGGGCAAACCGTGACCTCCGGCATTATCAGCGCACTCGGGCGGTCCGGGCTCGGCATCGAAGGTTACGAGGATTTCATCCAGACCGATGCGTCGATCAATCCCGGCAATTCGGGAGGTGCGCTCGTCAACTTGCGAGGCGAGTTGATCGGAATCAACACCGCGATTCTGGCGCCCAGCGGCGGAAACGTGGGTATCGGTTTCGCCATTCCCGCAAATATGGCGACCAGCATCATGACCACTCTGATCGAACACGGCGAAGTTCGCCGCGGTTTGCTGGGCGTCACGGTCCAGGACTTGACTCCGGACCTGGCGCAGGCCTTCGGTCTCAGCCAAACCCAGGGCGCCGTTATTACCGGCGTGCAGCCCGATTCTCCCGCCGCCAAGGCCAAACTCGAACCGGGCGACATCGTGCAGGCGGTCAACGATCGCCGCGTCAGAAACAGTATGGATGTACGTAATGCCGTCGGCTTGCAGCAGATCGGGGACAAAGTCCGAATCGAAGTTCTGCACAAGGGCGAATCCGTGGTCCGCGAAGCGAGGATCGCCGAACCCAGGATCAGCCGCGAGGAGGGCAAAAAGGTCCATCCGAAGCTGTCCGGCACCTTGCTCGGCAACACCGAGCCGAACGAACGCGTTCAGGGCATCAGGGTGGAAAAGATCCATACTGCCTCCTATGCTTACCAGGCCGGTCTGCGGCCGGGCGATCTCATCGTCATGGCCAACCGCCAGCCGGTGAGAAATCTAAAAGAACTCAGGGCCGCCTCCGGCGGCAGCAGCGAGTTGTTGCTCAACCTGCAGCGGGGGAACGGTTCGTTCTTCTTGCTGCTACGCTGATAACCAGTGCCGAACTGCTAAGGGGCTGTTATTACGGCCCCTTTTTTGCGAGCGAAGTCATATGGGGTTTTGGTGGACCGTTTCCCAGCCGAATTACTGGCTGCCTCTAATGGGCATGGCCCTGCTGCATATGCCGCTTTTCCTTCTACTCGAAAGATTACAACGGAAATTGGTGGACATTCCACTAAGCCGCGAGATAGCCGCCTGGGCCGGACCACCGTTTGTGCATGCCGTACTCGCTCTGGGTTTTGTCATCTGGGTGTACCCTCATCAGTTCGGGCACGGGGTGGGGCCGGATTTCATAACGAGCCTTCATGGGAGAGCCAGGCCGATCTCGGATTTATTCAATCTTACGTTCGTAATGTCGGTGTTTTTGCCTTGGCTGCCGGTGATCGGCCGGTTCCGGGGGGTGGTGACATCGGTCCAGATCGCCGTGCTCGGAGCCGTATTGCTACACTGGCGGTATCCGAGTGCGTCGATAGAGTATTTTCCGCCTGCTTCGATGCTTGCCGGACTCGTCGCCTTATCGGTGGGCTTGCATCTCCTGGCGGGCGAATTCAGCGAGCGGGCGGGGCTCCGACTGGACGCAATGTTGGAAACGGAAGGGTGGGGGAATCTCATCCAAGCGCCGCTGGATTTCCTTCTGCAAGGCGCGGTGGTACTGCGGTATGGGCTCTATTTGGGCGGGCAGTTGCCGGACTGAACGAGGCGGAAGCAGTAGGCTTGCCTCTATGGGAAGCTACTATGCAGGCTTCATCGGCAAGGGATTGCCGACGCCGCGACCCGTTGTCGTCTCCGGTCGGCGCTTCCCGCAAGTTTGGTTCGGAAAAGTGCCGGCCGAGTCGGCGAAGGTGGGACAGGGCGGGGTGTTCCCGCCCTGTTTGCGGCCGGGGTCTGATTAACCCACGCGGCTGAGCCAGTCCTGATGATCGTTGCGGCGGCCGTGCACGTAATCGAAATAAAGAGACTGCAATTTTTCCGTGATCGGTCCGCGCCCGCCCTCGCCGATGGTCCGCCCGTCGACTTCCCGGATCGGGGTCACTTCGGCGGCGGTGCCGGTGAAGAAGGCTTCGTCCGCGACATAGACTTCGTCGCGGGTAATGCGTTTTTCGACGACTTCGAGTCCGTTTTCCCGTGCGATGGTGAAGACCGTCTCGCGGGTGATGCCTTCCAGCGCCGAGGTCAGGTCCGGCGTATACAGCTTGCCGCGGCGCACGATGAAGACGTTCTCGCCACTGCCCTCGGCGACATAACCTTCGTGGTCGAGCAGCAAGGCCTCGTCGCAGCCCGCTTCCACGGCTTCCTGAACGGCCAGGATGGAGTTCAGGTAATTGCCGTTCGCCTTGGCCTTGCACATGACGCTGTTGACGTAATTGCGGGTGTAGGATGATGTGCGGACCTTGATGCCGCGGGCCATGTTTTCCGCGCCGAGGTAAGATCCCCATTCCCAGGCGGCGACCATGACATGCACCTTGAGGCCCTTGGCGTGCAGGCCCATGCCCTCGGAACCGTAGAAGCACATCGGCCGAATGTATGCGCTGGACAGGTTGTTCCGGCTCACGGCTTCGCATTGTGCGCGGTCGAGGATGTCCTTGTCGAAAGGAATCTTCATACACATGATATGGGCGGAGCGGAACAGCCGGTCGGTGTGGTCGCGCAGCCGGAAGATCGCCGCGCCGTGATCGGTCTTGTAAGCCCTGAGGCCTTCGAATACGCCGCAGCCGTAATGCAGGGTATGGGTCAGCAGGTGAACCTTTGCGTCTCGCCAGGGCAGCCATTCGCCGTCGAGCCAGATGACGCCGTCTCTGTCATCCATCGCCATCAGTCGTTCTCCGAAATTACCAGTGAAAAGAAAAGCTTAGCGTTCCATCACGTCCCGCCAGATCTGCTGCACGCGGGAACGCAGTTCGAAATGTTCGTCGGCCGCAACCAGCGCGGGCACTTCCAGCAGCGCGCACCGGTGGGTGTGCTCACGGAAAATACAGTAGGCCTGTTTCAATACTCCGGCGTCGTCGGAGCCTAAAAAACCGGCCTTGGTGAGAGACTCCAACAGGCGCACCACGTCGGTCCACTCGGTCAGTTCAGTGCAGTGGTGAGCACCCGAAAGGACCCCGAATTGTACTATAAACTCGATATCGACGATACCGCCGAAGCCCTGCTTCAAATCGAATACCGCCGGATCCTTGGCCGCCAGATTGGCGCGCATTTTTTCGCGCATCTCGCGAATTTCGGTTCGTAGGGGCTCGATGTCCCGCTGCCGGCACAGGGATTGCTCGCGGATCGCGCCGAACCGCTCGCCGATGTTCGGATCTCCGGCGACGAATCGGGCTTTTACCAGTGCCTGTTGTTCCCAGGTCCAGGCACTGTCCATTTGGTAAGTATGGTAGGCATCGATGCTGCTGACCAGGAGGCCGGAGCTTCCGGACGGCCGGAGCCGCAAATCCACCTCGTAGAGGGTTCCCGCCGGGGTGTTGGCGGTCAGGAGATGGATGATGCGCTTGCCCATGCGCGCGAAGAACTCGGCAGTGGTCACCGGCCGCTCGCCGTTGGTGAGAGCGCTGTCGGTACCGTCGTAGAGGAAGACCAGATCCAGGTCCGACCCGTAACCGAGTTCCAGTCCGCCCATCTTGCCGTAGGCGATCACGCCGAAACCGCCGACTTCGTCGATACCGGCACCGGGCGGAACGCCGTGCCGCGTCGCCGTCAACCGCCAGGCCTGTCGCATGACCTCGGTCACCAGGACTTCGGCGATATAGGTGAGATAATCGCTGACCACCATGATCGGAATGGCGCCCACGAAATCGGCCGCCGCCACGCGCAGAGCATTGGTTTGTTTGAACTGGCGGAGTCCGATCAGGATCTGCTCGAGATCGTCGTGATCGATCGCATCGAGTTTCCGTTTCAGCTCCCGCTCCAGGTCCGTCTTGGACAGCGGGGCGTAAAGCGCGCGCGGGTCCAGTAGTTCGTCCAGGAGCAGAGGATGCTGCGCGATAAAGTGAGTGATCCAGGGACTGCCCGCCGCCAGTTTGACGAGTTGCGACAGCGCTTGCGGATTCTCCGCCAGGAGGGTCAGGTATACGTTACGGCTGGCGATGGCTTCCAGTAACGCGAAAATTCGTTCCAGGGCATTCTCGGGCCGGTCGGTCGAAGCGGTGGCGCGCAGCAGCATCGGCAGAAGGCGGGCGAGTTCCGAAGCGCCCCTCGGGGTGAGATTCCTGATCGCATGCGAGGACTGGAAAGACTCGATGAGTTTTGCACCGAACCCGGGGTTAGGCCAGCCGAGGTTCCGCAACGCCGTATCGATCTGTTCGCGGTCTCCGTTCAATGAGAATACGTCTCGAGCTTCGGATTTGACCGGCGCGACGACTTGTTCGAACACCTCGTGTACTTCATGGCGTACCTGGTCGATGTGCGCCTTGAACGTTTCCCAGTCGGCAAGGCCCATGGTAAATGCCAGACTGTGCCGCTGCACCGGATCGGTGGGGAGATCGTGGGTTTGTTTGTCGGCGTATTGTTGCAGCCGGTTTTCCACGGTGCGGAGAAAGCGGTAGGCGCTCTGGAGTTTTTCGACCGTCGGCGCGGGCAGCAAACCCAAATCGGCCAGCGTTGCCAGGACGGCCTGGATGCGGCGTTCCTGCAGGCGTTTCTCGCGTCCGCCGCGAATCAACTGAAACGCCTGGCCGATGAATTCGATTTCCCGGATCCCGCCGGGACCGAGCTTGATGTTCTCCTGGCGTTCCTTGCGCTGGAGTTCCAGCGAGATTTTATGTTTCAACTCGCGCAACTCGCCGAGGGTTCGGTAATCCAGGTATCGCCGATAAACGAAGGGTCTGAGAAATTCCTCGAGTTCGCGTCCGGCTTCGAAATCTCCGGCCATGGCGCGTACCTTGACCATGGCATAGCGCTCCCATTCGCGCGCCTGGCTTTGATAATACGCTTCCAAGGCGTAGAAATTCTGCACCAAGGGGCCTGAGTCGCCGAACGGACGCAGGCGCAGGTCGACGCGGAAGACGAAGCCGTCCTCGGTCTTGGCATCCAGCACTTTGACCAGATTGCGCGCCAGCCTGGTATAGAACTCGGCGTAGCTGGTTTCGCGCTTGTCGGCCAAAACGCCGTCGTCGCGGTAGGCAAAAATCAGATCAATGTCGGACGAGAAATTCAGTTCCCACGCGCCGAGCTTGCCCATGCCCAGCACGACCAGCGATTGCGGCCGGCCCTGCTTGTCGGTCGGCGTTCCCCTGGCGGCGCAGGCTTGGCGAAAAAGAAAGTCGAGGCTTTCCTGCACGCACACGTCGGCGAGCGCGGATAGATCCCGGAGGGTTTCTTCCAGGCTTGCCCAGCCGGCGATGTCGCGCCAGGCGATGCGTACCATTTCGAGGTTGCGGAAGCGGCGCAGAATAGCCATCAATTCGGTTTCGGCGGTTGCGCCCTCGAGAAGCCGTCGCAAACGGGCGCGATAGCTTTCCTCGTCGGTCGAGTTCGACAGCCGGCCCGATCCCACGAGTTCTTTCAACAGTTCCGGCCGGCGGGCGCATTGTTCGGCGACGAAGGGGCTCGATGCCCATACCGGGCCCAGAGAATCTTTTATTTGTTTCGGTAGCGCTTCGAGTTCGATTCCGAGCGGCGCCGAGTTTGCGGAAAACGAAGCCAAAGCCGAGGCGACCGGCGGTCTGAGCGGTTCCGGCAAGTGCAAGAGGAAATCGGGGTTATCGGACATGGGACAGCCTCAAATAGGAGGATATCGAAAGCCTGAGCTCAAGGGGCTTTGCTGTCGTCACCGAAAAAGGCGGTCAGAAAGCGCGAGAAGAAATCGCCATAGTCCTCGTGTTTTTCCCGGGCAGCAATCAGCGCCCGTTGGACTTCTTCCTTCAATTTGACGTCGGAAAGCGCCATGTATGGCCGGATCGGCGCTTTTTCGGCCTTTTCCAGATACGGCAGGGCCTTATCGTACTCGCCCTGCTGCAATAGGAAGTCGCCATAAAAATAATTCGAGTCCAGCGCGTTCGGATAAAGCTTCAGGGCCGATTCCAGATATTGGCGCGCCGAATCGTTGTCCCCGAAGGAGATCGGCCACCCGGGAAGCCGGTAATAAAGATTGCCGAGAGTGATATAAGCCGATCCTTCCATGGCGCGTGGATCGATGTCGATAGCCTTGATGAGCAGTTCCCGCGCTTCGCTGACCCGGCGCAGCGAGCTCAGGCCGATGTCCGCGCCGGCGTAGGTGCAGAGCACGATGGCTTCCAGTACGAGGGGGTCCGCGGCATTGGGGTATTGCTCGGAAACGGAATGGACCCGGGCCAGAAGGTCTTCGAATTTCTCGGCATGTACGGCCGGTGGCAGGCGGTAAAAAATTTCCGCCCATTCGTCCTCCAGGCGGCGGACGAGTTCATGGACCCCGGAGTCGGTTTCGGCCTTCTTCGCATGGCCGGAGGCCGGGAGGAAAATCGTCAACAGGGCCAGTACAAAATATAAAGACTTCAAATGCAGATTTTCGGCTGTGGGCGACGGAGCGGACATTCTAGCAACCGAGGGTGGGGGGCGTTAATGACGATTTTCCGTAAATTTGTTGCAAAGCGTCCTACTTTATCGCTGAGTTGCGGTGGCCGGTTCAGCCGGCCGGCCACGGGGGCTCAGACTTTATCGTTGCCGAAATCACGTCGCGTCGTTTCGATTTCGTTCCGGTAAGCCTCGGCATCGCCGTAATCGATGAATCGGCCGTACCGGGCATGGGGTGATTTGATGCGGCGGGTGTGTTTGATAGGGCACCAGTGTTGTTCGGTGCGGGCGGCGATTTCCCGGACATAGGCGATAAGGCCGTTGCCGTAGGAACAGTACGCGCAGTTGAGCTTTTCGATCAGATTCAGATAAGCCAGCCGTCCCCGGTCGAAGACCAGGTAATCCCGGCGATTTACTTTCGGGATGCCGTAAATGGGAAAGCAAACCGCCTGGTACAGCGTGACGGCCAGATCCAGGAGGACGAAAGGAATGATCAGGGAGTAGATGACCGGGGCGGTGAGCAGGGTGAGCGGGTTGGCCTTGATGATGTACTTGGCCAGATTCGCCTTGAGTTTGCGGTGTTCCCGCAGCAATTCGCGGGCATAATCGATCTTGCCGTTGCGGAGCTTGATCCGGAATTCTTCCCTGTGCCTGGCCAGTTCGGCTTCGAGTTCCTCTTCGAGAGCTTGGATGTTTTCAATCAGAGCGCTGATTTTTGGATTCATTAGAGTGCTCGAAGGGATGGGCAAACGAATCTTTTACGATAGCACGAAAGTGCTTGAAGAATCGTAGATTCGGTCGACTAATGAAAATCCCGGCAGGGTACGCTCAAATCGCCCAGCCAATGGTTCAAGTCTTCCAGTCGCCTGGCCACGAGATGCAACACGCCGTCTTCTTCCTGCACCGCGCCGTGCACGGCGAGCAGTCCCGCTTGCAGAACGATGTGGCGCTGGCGTTGGACCAGGCTGGGCCAGACGATGACATTGGTCTGGCCGGTTTCGTCCTCGAGGGTGAGGAAGACGACGCCGGAAGCGGTCAGCGGGCGTTGCCGGCAAATGACGAGGCCGGCGGTGCGCGCAAAGCGTCCATGGCCCAGTGTGCGTAATTCCTCGGCGCTGAGGAGGCGCCGGGCGGCGAGCCGGGAGCGCAGCAGGCTCAAGGGATGGCGGCGCAGAGTGAGTCCGGTGGACGCGTAATCGGCGACGATGTTTTCGCCCTCTCGGGGAGGGCGCAGCAACGGTTCGCCTTCTTCGATCGCCGGCTGGCCGAACAGCGGCGTGGGGCGCTCGCGGGCGCTCATGTCCCAGAAGGCGCGATGGCGATGGCCTACGAGCCCGTGCAAGGCATCGGCGGCGGCCAGCGCTTCGGCGTCGCGGCGGTCGAGCTTCGCCCGGGCGATCAGGTCGGCGGCATCGGCAAAGGATTTTTCCGACCGAGCGGCGACGATGGATTCCGCGCCTTGCCGTGACAAGCCTTTCACCAGGCGCAGGCCGAGCCGTAGGACGGGCGGTTCCGGGAGCGGTCCTTCGAGAGTGCAATCGTGATCGCTGTACCGCACGTCGACCGGGCGGACGTCCACGCCGTGTCGGCGCGCATCCTGAACCAGCTGGGCGGGGGCGTAAAAGCCCATGGGCTGGCTATTGAGCAGCGCGCAGGTGAATGCGGCGGGATGATGGCATTTCAGCCAGGCCGAAACATACACCAGCAAGGCGAAGCTGGCGGAATGCGATTCCGGAAAGCCGTATTCGCCGAACCCCTTTATTTGCCGGTAAATCTGCTCCGCGAACTCGGCGCTGTAGCCGCGTTCGCGCATGCCTTCGATCAGGCGGTTCTCGAATTTCTCCAAGCCGCCGCGCCGGTGCCAGGCCGCCATGGCGCGGCGGAGCTGATCCGCCTCGCCGGCGCTGAAACCGGCGGCCACCATGGCGATTTGCATCACCTGTTCCTGGAAAATCGGGACGCCCAGGGTGCGCTCGAGCACTTTTTTCACGTCGGGACCGGGATAAGTGACCGGTTCCCGTCCGCCGCGGCGCGCCAGATAAGGATGAACCATGTCGCCCTGAATGGGGCCGGGGCGCACGATCGCCACCTGTATGACCAGGTCGTAGTAGTCCTTGGGTTTCAGGCGGGGCAGCATGGCCATCTGGGCGCGGGATTCCGCCTGGAATACGCCCAGGCTGTCGGCCCGTTGCAGCATGCCGTAGACCGCCGGATCCTCGGCCGGGATGCGGTCCAGGGTCAGCGTTTCGCCGTGCCGGTCGCTCACATAGGCGAGCGCCTTGCGGATGGCGGTCAGCATCCCCAGGGCGAGGACATCCACCTTGAGCAGGCCGAGCGCTTCCAGATCGTCCTTGTCCCATTGAATCACGGTGCGCTCCGGCATCGCCGCGTTTTCCACCGGCACCAGGCGCGGCAAGGCGTCCGCCGCGATGACGAAGCCGCCGGTGTGTTGCGACAGATGACGCGGAAAGCCGCGCAATTGGACGACCAGTCCGGCGAGCAGGCGGAGTTTCGGATGCTCGGGATCGAAGCCCGCGGCGTGGAGGCGTTCGTTGTCCAGGCTGTCGCTGCCGAGAGAATGGGCGGCTCCGGCCAGATGATCGGCCTGCTCGCGGCTGAAGCCCAGCGCCTTGGCCGTGTCGCGCACCGCGCTGCGGCCCCGGTAGGTGATGACGCTGGCGGCCAGGGCGGCGCGCTGCCGGCCGTATTTGCGGTAGATGTACTGGATGACTTCCTCGCGCCGCTGGTGCTCGAAATCCACGTCGATGTCGGGTGGTTCGTTCCGCTCGCGGGAAATGAAGCGCTCGAACAAAAGATCGAGACGCCCCGGATCGACTTCGGTAATACCTAGGCAATAGCACACCGCCGAGTTGGCGGCCGAACCTCGGCCCTGGCACAGAATGCCCTGTTCACGGGCGAAGCGGACGATGTCGTGTATGGTGAGGAAATAGGGTTCGTAGGCGAGATCGGCGATCAAGGCCAACTCGTGCTCGACTTGCCGGCGCACCTTGTCGGGAGCGCCCTCCGGCCAGCGGTGCCTGACACCTTCCTCGGTCAAATGACGCAGCCAGCTCCTCGGCGTCTGGTCTTCAGGCACCAGTTCGGCCGGATATTCGTAACGGAGTTCGTCGAGCGAGAACCGGCAGCGTTCGGCGATGCGCACGGTTTCCGCCAGGAGTTCCGGAGGATAGAGCCGGGCCAGGCGGGACAGCGGGCGGAGATGGCGTTCGCCGTTCGGGAACAGCGCATAGCCGAGTTCGGAAAGCGGCCGGTTCAGGCGGATCGCGGTGAGCGTGTCCTGCAGGGGCCGCCGTTTCGGGTCGTGCATGTGCACATCGTTACAGGCGGCCAGCGGTAGTCCCAGCTCGCTGCCGAGCCGGCAAAGACGATCCAGCCGTTTCCGGTCGGTTCCGCTCAGGAACAGCTCCACGCCGACCCAGAGCCGGCCGTAAAAACGCTCCTTGAGCCAGAGTCCTTGTTCCGGCTCCGGCGTTTCGTCCGGCAGCCACAGCACCAGGCAACGGTCCGGCGAGTGCCGTTCCAGTGAGCCGCGATCCAGCCGGTAATGGCCTTTGGGCGCCTCCATCCGGGCTGCGGTGATGAGGCCGGAAAGCTGCGCATAGCCTTCCCGGTCGGTGGCCAGCAGTACCAGCTTGAGCCCGTCTTCTAGCCGGAATTCGCTGCCGACGATCAGTTTCAAATCGCGGCGGCGCGCCTCCAGATGAGCTTTTACCACCCCGGCCAGGGAGCATTCGTCGGTCAGCGCCAGCGTGGCATAGCCGAGGCGGGCTGCCGTTTCGACCAGTTCTTCCGGGTGCGAGGCGCCGCGCAGGAAGCTGTAATTGCTGAGGCAATGGAGTTCGGCGAATCGAAGGGCATGGCCGAAAGCGATGTTCCGATTCATGTGTCTGATGCAGGGTGGGTTAGGCGCATATCAGAAAAGGTTTGCTGGCGGTCACTGCGCCATGAACGCGCCGTAACCACCGGTCGCGCGGCCTTGCCGGTCGGTTGCGCGCGCGGAGAGTCTTGTGCTCCCGTAAGGGTTAGTGGCAGTGCCAGGCGATGGGTTTGGCTTTGCTTTACCCGCGACCGATGGGTTTCGCTGCGCTCTACCCATCCTACGAATCCTACGATTTCAGGCGAAGAGGCCATGGAGATACCATCCGCCGTTTCCATCGAGTTCCCGGTACATCCAGGCGCGGACGCCCTCTGGACTCACC containing:
- a CDS encoding branched-chain amino acid transaminase, with translation MAMDDRDGVIWLDGEWLPWRDAKVHLLTHTLHYGCGVFEGLRAYKTDHGAAIFRLRDHTDRLFRSAHIMCMKIPFDKDILDRAQCEAVSRNNLSSAYIRPMCFYGSEGMGLHAKGLKVHVMVAAWEWGSYLGAENMARGIKVRTSSYTRNYVNSVMCKAKANGNYLNSILAVQEAVEAGCDEALLLDHEGYVAEGSGENVFIVRRGKLYTPDLTSALEGITRETVFTIARENGLEVVEKRITRDEVYVADEAFFTGTAAEVTPIREVDGRTIGEGGRGPITEKLQSLYFDYVHGRRNDHQDWLSRVG
- a CDS encoding cyclic nucleotide-binding domain-containing protein; the encoded protein is MPPALSTAEIQELRRLIPLNTLSDSRFEQLCSQIRIDEAPKGSALFRQGDTKHELVYVLSGTISLQAGGVEMDSISGGTDTARFALAHQIPRKVSAIANDTVRYIRVRPEMINQQEELNRELPTYKVSNIPEEPTRDWMTALLKSPLFQRLPPANIQAILRSLEEIEVKAGDVICRQGDPGDFYYIIKKGRCSLSRKPSRLAKEIKLATLKISDAFGEDSLISGDPRNVTIKMLTDGILLRLDKSSFIKLLKDPIISLVEFESAQRMANRDGVWLDVRSPDSFEQGRLPGSLNIPFFSLRVMLPTLNRQSKYLLVCEDGRLSEAAAFLLIRYGFEAFVLSGGISKVPRDHLVVEATKWIPPHSQSAAAYSAPQSEDRDSAAPDMAADNTETPAPQEEVLPGAAETADRTSDRPEDLKETRDAFDDGAPGKPEHPEHESIDAPDPEKGAPAPTSDAPIATESKESRTDAEAQQSVARDSQAPEESSAATQEDKVQELEAALREALSRERNFAQRLDESENRAAEAVSRASTLEKQLNKASDIIANAAAITEQRQHAEEQLLEATRAIDALKVELKKARELASDREAALRSLQENNKRLLTEQPGNDKAENSKGEQALSTLKQEIERLKTLNRLAVRDKASAERQVADLTRQIAELKAADQSAEPGTADEKALLEELDDLRRLHAEEMAKTQSRLHDMAEEGNQLREALQSARTRLAVFESAAQATDEDRKKKLHFEFAVTLPVTLAITVLLLVLVLGGLFCTSSGRELLNRLLKPVVGMSIEYSPSATPEQAS
- a CDS encoding DegQ family serine endoprotease; this translates as MSDFRRLLALFLAGLLYFTDAAYAVWPASVDGQPLPSLSPMLKKATPAVVNISTRTQIQEAEHPLLRDPFFRYFFDIPNQPRRRETSSLGSGVIVDARRGYILTNNHVIDKADEITVTLNDGRHLSAKLIGADPESDIAVIKVEPQSLSELPIADSSQLQVGDFVVAIGNPFGLGQTVTSGIISALGRSGLGIEGYEDFIQTDASINPGNSGGALVNLRGELIGINTAILAPSGGNVGIGFAIPANMATSIMTTLIEHGEVRRGLLGVTVQDLTPDLAQAFGLSQTQGAVITGVQPDSPAAKAKLEPGDIVQAVNDRRVRNSMDVRNAVGLQQIGDKVRIEVLHKGESVVREARIAEPRISREEGKKVHPKLSGTLLGNTEPNERVQGIRVEKIHTASYAYQAGLRPGDLIVMANRQPVRNLKELRAASGGSSELLLNLQRGNGSFFLLLR